A genomic region of Anopheles coustani chromosome 3, idAnoCousDA_361_x.2, whole genome shotgun sequence contains the following coding sequences:
- the LOC131272169 gene encoding uncharacterized protein LOC131272169, which yields MSSTVEKNEYPKASNALVLGAVLSYVAAVFLLMSFCSPYWIVSYPESFSSFKNMGLWEYCFRDFTYPYYQFPKQFNGCHHIFSEEYYVIREYLLPGWLMVVQGFMTISFLFTFGSLIIMACEIVRWPLKFVLRYEWLLSSVSFAGIASSSFFMFLAVAIFGGNAYRRDWLMYPKFNVLSWSYELAVVSFMILGLAALLLYKESRKSYEMRREAKNLVMQMQMHEPGYHPSHHTSRSLHSGGYI from the exons ATGTCTtcaacggtggaaaaaaatgaataccCGAAAGCGTCAA ATGCGCTGGTGCTCGGAGCGGTCCTTTCATACGTTGCGGCCGTATTTCTGTTGATGAGCTTTTGCTCTCCGTACTGGATCGTGTCGTATCCGGAGTCGTTCAGCAGCTTCAAGAATATGGGGCTGTGGGAGTACTGCTTCCGCGATTTCACTTATCCGTACTACCAGTTTCCGAAGCAGTTCAACGGATGCCATCACATATTTAGCGAG GAATATTATGTGATTAGGGAGTATCTGCTGCCGGGATGGCTTATGGTGGTGCAAGGATTCATGACGATTTCCTTCCTGTTCACCTTCGGCTCGTTGATCATTATGGCCTGTGAGATTGTTAGGTGGCCACTGAAGTTTGTGCTGCGTTACGAATGGCTGCTAAGTAGCGTCTCTTTTGCCGGAATCGCTTCATCTT CTTTCTTCATGTTCTTAGCCGTGGCCATCTTCGGGGGCAACGCGTACAGACGCGATTGGCTGATGTACCCGAAGTTCAACGTGCTTTCGTGGTCGTATGAGCTGGCGGTGGTTTCGTTCATGATTCTTGGGCTCGCTGCACTGCTGCTGTACAAGGAATCGCGCAAATCGTACGAAATGCGCCGCGAGGCCAAGAATCTGGTAATGCAGATGCAAATGCACGAACCCGGGTATCACCCATCTCATCACACCAGCCGAAGCCTGCACAGCGGGGGTTACATATAA